The genomic region GTGTGGCCATTGTGGGCAGTCTTGAAGTCTTGTCGTTCTGGGCATATAGAAGACTCCCATCAACGGCGTACCTTGGCAGTGTTTCTTGGCCAGAAACGGCACTGGATCTCGTGCCCTCGTAGTTTTATATGGCTCAAAAAATCAAGTGGCGTCTCAAATTCCAGCACGCCAAGTACCGATTCTGTCGCCACGAAGTCGTAGCTCCTGTATTCTCGGCCAGCCGGagtggcagggcagggcacgtTTCCGCCAAGCGGCACTCGCTCCCGTTGAAGAAGGCTGTGCCACGCGATCTCTTTCCACACATCGTGATACAGGTGTGTGTagtcggccgccgtgccgcacGTCCCGGACAACTCGACACCATTTCGACGCTGTGGAAATGTCAACACAGACTTTTGATCGGATGAGGCAAGTATTGGTGTACAAGCTGCTCAGTGGCTgaggtggcggcgttggaTGAAGTAGCAGTCGATTTCTCGTCGAAGGTGCGTTTCTCTTCAAAGGATTTTGAGTCAGTACAACGTGACATGCCGCTCCCAGAGAGAATCAGGGCCGCAAATTGAGGATCTCATGAATATCTGAGCACTCGACGTTCGCGCTGGAGCACGCGACAGTGTAGACCCCACGTGACGtagccgtcggcgtcgttcTCTCATCGCCGATGAGCGCAGGCTTCTCTAACTTGCATACGCTAAATGGATGTTAGAGACCGGTAAGCAACAAGATGCCCTTGCGAGTGGTCGCTTTGTTGGTCTGGAGTGTTTGGCCCGCGAGGCTTATCGGGGTTGATTTGACGGGGTATGTAGTCCACGGTCGCCTGGAGACGACGGGTTGGACAAATGACTGAAGTGAATTCTCCTGGACAGGCCTAGTATACCGGGTAAGCCACTCCGTATCATCGCCGCTTTGCCTTTTGTCGTCTTCACTGCGTTTGACCCGCTGCACTTGGCTCACCAAACGTTGACAAATTGCTATAACCCGTGGTTGATCATGGCACTGCCGTTGGCTCTCCTCGCGATGTGAAAAGCAAAAATGGCCACAGGCAAGCAAACATGGCCTTTGGCTGGTGCTACTGCGGCGCTTCGTGAGAGCCATGTTATTTGTCATGGACAGGGATGTGGAACGTGTGTTGGGCCGAGGCCAGAGTTCGCAAGTGCATCGCGCGTTGACTCGGCATGCGACGGAGTTCCGGTGTCGTGGTATGAAGAAGGTCAATTGTTCTCACGTGGCGGTTCTCTCCTTCCAAGTTTGTGTCGTCACGACAGTGACACGTATGACACGTGATGAGGGTGAGCCAGGCGGGCAGATGTGGAAGGAGCCCAATCGCGACTTCTTCCCCATCGCGCCATCAATTCGCGAGATGAGAGAGCACCTAGCAAACACGCTGTCGACAGCCAGTTGTTCCGTCGCAGGCGGTCGAATCTTGCTTCCAGCCCCGGCATTTTCGCGACTTTTGTTGCTGCCTATACTTAACGTACAGCCAACCCTCCTCGATTGCTGGCGGTGTCTTCAGCTAGACGGCAGCTCTGACCTCAGGCTGCGCACGGGCATGACATTAATTTCCAGAAaccctctccccctcctccgtcgcaTTTGATGGTCGAGCGACGGAGAGCAAAGCACAGCCCTCGGAGTCAGCGGAGCTCGACGCTGGTGCCACCGGGAAGCAAACACGACGGATCTGAAGAGCTCACAAAACGACGAGAGCACAAAGAAGATACGACAGTGTCCGTTTTGTCGCATCCAcctcttggccgcctgccTCGGCGCAGAGGCCGCTGCATCGCAGCCTCGCTCTCCCGATGTCACGAGAGGGCCGTGATTCATCCGTCGGCCGCCCATTCCTCGTCATCGAAGGAAGTTTCGACACTTCTTCTAGCGGACAACTGTCATGCACTCCGCATTATCGGCTCGATCAGGCACCGTCAGGATTGAGGACGGAGGTGGACACAATTGCCTCGGGGCATCATTATGTCGAAACCGTCGGGCCAAAGTATCGACGTGTCCAATCATGTTGGCTTGAGACGCAAATCCCCGTGGGGCTTGGCTCTGGGGAAATAGCCCCGGCTCTGCAGCAATCCTGGCAGCTTCCCCAGCGTGGACGGTGaagggtggtggaggagggggcggcacACAAGTGGAACCGGCTACATGCAACAGCCAGATACGAAGCAGTGAGCAAAGCCCGCCCACCAGGACCTACGTATGACACGCAGGGGCCCCCTTCGGGGGAATGGGGGCGAGCCCGCGGGTGGTCACCGCAGAAGACGGACGACATCGCGTGTTGACGAtcgagcgccgcgcgggCTGACAGCCGTTGACAAACTTGACACTTCCACCGGCGACGGACAGCACGTCGTTTTGGAGGTGAGGAGCCTCTGTCGAGGTGGATTCGCCAGCCGCA from Purpureocillium takamizusanense chromosome 12, complete sequence harbors:
- a CDS encoding uncharacterized protein (TransMembrane:1 (i42-62o)); this encodes MGGRRMNHGPLVTSGERGCDAAASAPRQAAKRWMRQNGHCRIFFVLSSFCELFRSVVFASRWHQRRAPLTPRAVLCSPSLDHQMRRRRGRGFLEINVMPVRSLRSELPSS